GCCGTATGCCCGATTCGGGCTTTCGGGTCAGCCGTTCAGTACGGGCTGCCGCACGTCCTCGGCGTGGGCCAGTACCGTCATCACGTCGGCGAAGCGCGGCGGCGCGTCGCCGGGACCGTACGGCGAACCCGGCGGGCAACCCGCCTCGACGGCGAT
This genomic stretch from Nocardia brasiliensis ATCC 700358 harbors:
- a CDS encoding ribbon-helix-helix protein, CopG family, whose translation is MATEQLTITVSEELAAAVKRAAAAAGQSISGFAAAALRLELIAVEAGCPPGSPYGPGDAPPRFADVMTVLAHAEDVRQPVLNG